The genomic stretch ATGGCACTTAAATTCGTGGattttaaattaatgtaataaaaattgtTCAAGAATGTATTTTGTGTCATGGTAATATGTTTGTCACAAGTTGCAGTAAAATTCTATTGAATATGTTCAATGTAGTGTTTTTTCGCATAGGCAGCTAAATTGTATTTGTAAGATGTCAATCAAGTAAACTTTGTACTGACTGGGAGCCTCGTTTTGGTGTGTAAGCcgattacaaataataaaatgttacatgtaataAATTGGATATACCGGTGATATGAATTAACTTATGATGCATCCTCTTTACGGCGAACTTTTATTATTGGACGCTTAATTTCCAGGTTCGTTCCAGCCACAAAATCCACAAACATATTATCCGACAAATGATAATGGTTTCATAGTATGATATACATACCAAGTAAATAGCTATCCTATTTAACCTATACACATATTCTAAAATTATTTAAGTCACCGAGGCGGAAATTTTCAACGGTATCCTTAAGCTACCAGACAGCGCGGCGGATCATTGTCTGTGTTTTGTTCGCATCATCGATGACATCACCTCCCATTTGGATCATAGCAAAGCTTGGCGTTTCATCGACGTCATGACGGAAAATCCGAAATCTCTGGACATGGAGGCTCAGACCATTCTGAGTAGACTGAGAGATGAGAAATTAGTGCGCAAGTTGAATAACTTCAATATTACAAGGTCAGTGTTATATGTGGCCTTTTCTTTCTTTGtaaatttgaaaaatgcaaatgtcagtttaaacactattttcaaaCATTATATGAAAACGTTTTTctaattcagttatatcagattgatcatgtttgtttcaaaatctCCTAGTCAGGTTACTGGTATTCGGGTAAGACTGATGAGCGGTGCATGTATGAAACATTCATGAAAACTGGTGGTTACACACTTGTGTAGGGTAATCGTTAATTGTTGATCTAGTTGTCAGAAAAGAACAAACGGCCATAAAGTTGAGGCGCTTGCTTTAGACATGAAGGAAAATAAATCCCTTCGCGAAAAAAACTCCGTTGTTTTGCTCTGCCAAGACGAGTGTCAATGTTCTGGATTATAATTTAGCAAATGTTTGAATTAAAGCGGTCTGGCGTGACGTGTGAAGACCATTTGACTTGTATTGATGAAGGAACCAAAACATATATGCCCTACAGTTatatgctaaatgtttaaaagtCACATGAGGATATACACATCAGCAAATTGGTTAAAATtccctttaaaaatatttgcAATACAATGCAGATATGTGTCATTTGCAGATACTCGGTTAAATGGAGCGAACATGAAGGCATAAATCGCCAAGACCACCAACAGTACCTGGATAATTTCAAAGACTCTTTCTACAACAGCATGGTCGTCAAGATCGAATCTGCCGTGCAAAAGGAAAGAAGTCTTAACATGGACGGGCTTTATATCGAGGTTTGGTTTATTGTCGAATCTGCTTGTCTGTTCTGACTGCAACTACAAATTACTTATCACAAATGTTCTCAATGACGCGACGCAATCTTGCGTTTAAAACCTGTCTCCTAAATCAAAGGGCTATCACAAATGTTCTCAATGACGCGACGCAATCTTGCGTTTAAAACCTGTCTCATAAATCAAATGGCAATGTCACACTTAAATTTAGGCATGAAACAGCTTGGcctgattatatttttttcattaatccGATCATTGTTTATTTAACTTTTCGACAAATGTCCAGCATAAGGAGACGGTATAGATGTCTCCAGCTCAAAGGTCAACAtaacataatgtgtcacatttaaTTGTTTGTGCAATACTAAGCTTAATTTGGACAATAACTTTATTCTCCGTCAGTTTAAAAAATGATTACCACAAATATTTATGATATGCAGATGGTAATAACATCGGTAAGACATATCTAGCTTTACTCAAACCCGGTTAACATCGCGGGTCAGGTTGAgtcgcggtatttcattagcgccctctggattttgtttataaacaaacctgcgtgacctTCTTGTCAAATCTAACAGAACTCATCTCTGGCTATGTCAGAGCATTGATTATTCATGattaatttaaaattggtgctgtttaacctatttaccgcgaATCAACCgggagaaaaaataaacaacaatggcggacagtggtgttggATTTGTTTCTACGGCAGTTTATATTGAAAGATTTTCGTCATAAAAGAGCAGTTGTCCAATAAAGTGAAGTTAAATATGATTGtcctttaaatcatttatctgatataAAGACATCGTTTCCAGACGCAAGTGAATAGTCCTCAAGTACCGCGAGTCAACCGTGTTGCAGTATACTAAGTCAAGGTCTAACTTAGGGCATCACATTTTTTATCATGGCTTCACTGACCACTAAATGCTTTATCTTTCGGACAATTTAAGTTTATTAGCCAGACATATTCAATATTTGATGGCGACATGATGCACGCAAGGCATATTTCTATTCCTCAAATGTCAATTTTCATTCTTAAAGGTCATTTCTTAATGCATGGGCATGATACAGCtcgaaaaaaattgttaaaacatgcatgtaacccattaaaaataacatacagAACATGTGCACTTTTAGAGGAGATTTTAAAGAAATGATTGCGTTCGGTTGTCAAGGTCcactaattgtttaattattatgaatGCCATTGTTGGTAACAGACACGCCATTTTAAAAGATTATTTTAAGCCCGCCTTTAAGAAACCAATAACCCGGCTTATGGGCTTGTGACTTAGATCACTGCTAAACAAGGATGTATAGCGTAATGCGATGGCATTATAACGCACACAACCAGACAAACCGTTTATTGAAATCTTTTTTCTCTTTTACAAGACGCTTTTCAAGTCCACATAATATCGTTAGGAACAAGATACATACTGGACCCTAATGGGCCCGTGGAACAATACAATTGATCTGGTGTCTCAGACTGTCTGATATGTACTGACTAAACTAATACAGAATGTAAAAAAGGATTATAAACCCACAAAACGCAAGAAGGATATAAGTCATATACATGGTGAACAGCTCAAATTAATCAGGAGGagtttacaaataaaaaagggaGTAAACACGAAAACAAGAAAACTTATAAGCCCGGGGATTACCAGTATATCGGGAAAACGTGGGTCGAATCGTGAActtcttgttattgttaataGAAGATTTTCTCCTCAAATGTTGAACAGGTTAAGTTATTATGTCATCGTATGTTCAAAACTGAAAAAGTGGTGAtaaacttttttatgtcccccactatagtagtggtagacatattgtttttgccctgtctgttggtctgttagttggttggtctgttggtttgcgccaactttaacatttgcaataacttttgcaatattgaagatagcaacttgatatttggcatgcatatgtatctcatggagctgcacattttgagtggtgaaaattcaacgtcaaggtcatccttcaaggtcaaaggtcaaatatatgggtcaaaatcgctcatttaatttacacttttgcaatatttcaatattcaagatagcaacttgatatttggcatgcatgtgtatctcatggagctgcacattttgagtggtgaaaggtcaaggtcaaggtcatccttcaaggtcagaggtcaaatatatgtggccaaaatcgctcatttgatgagaccttttgcaatattgaagatagcaacttgatatttggcatgcatgtgtatctcatggagctgcacattttgagtggtgaaaggtcaaggtcaaggtcatccttcagggtcaaatatatgggtcaaaattgctcatgtaatgtcacttctgcaatatttaagctagcaattttatatttgacatgcatgtgtatctcatggagctgcacattttgagtagtgaagggtcaaggtcaaggtcatcctccaaggtctaacgtcatatacggggacatagtgtttcacaaacacattttgtatggttaaaattttatttttgcagatCTCGCcttcaatcaatcaatcaaatcaTATTCTGTAGGGTGTAGAGCATGAAACAATTTGCACAAAATcaatttgtcagaatgttttgtCGTCTCCAGTTACTACAGCACTTAAATATGGCCAATGAGCGATGTCGGATGTTTCATGGACGCGAAGAGATACTGAAGGATGTGGCTTCATACATTCAGGGCTCCGAAAACAAGATACTTGCTCTGTACGGCCAGTCCGGATGCGGAAAGACGTCCATTATTGCACAGATCACAAAACTTGTAAATGCCtttggaatatttgtttttttgtgaaTGCATTTCGATAAAATAACAATACTTGGACCGCCCAATAAATAAGTACAAAACacagaacaaaacatattttttacaccAGTATTAAGTTCATACTTTCTGCCCGACACGTTAATAAAGACTTAATAACCAGTGGgtttgtatacatttgtatttcagGCACCGGGTTTGCTGAAGAACGCTGTTGTAGCCGTCAGATTTCTCGGGACGTCGCCTAACAGCAGCAACCTGTGGCGACTGCTACGGAGTCTGTGTGAGCAGATCACCATCTGCTACGAGAAGGACAAACATGAGGTGCTTTGGTCATAGTAACCGTTTGTATTTGTTAATCAAAATTAAGTACATCCACGAACCGTTACccttttgtatgcccccgaaggagggcatatagtgattgcactgtccgtctgtccgtccgtctgtccgtccgtctgtccgtcacactttgcgtttaggtttcgaaaaatgctcataacgtctatgtcgcttcagatgtaacattcataattggtatgcatgtttatattgacacagcctttccatacgcacacacattttgacccatttgaaattgaccatgaacttagggtccgcgttaaggtttcgaaaaatgcgtttaggtttcgaaaaatgttcataatttCTATctaagcgtttattgggggcatatgtcatcctattgagacagctcttgtttaaaaaatttTTTACCCTGTTCACGTCGATTTGTACTCTGTTGAATTTCCTCAACTGATTTGTCTTGATGTTTGACTATGATACTTAATACAAATTGTCATCTTTGTGTAACGTTGTTCGGTGGAATAATGACGCAAATAACTCGATGAAATGTTGTTTGATTTGTAATCTGCTATTTTACACGACGTTTTCTAGGTCTACGAACTATTCACAATATACATACCGTAACTTgcaaattaataacatattagTCTGATAATCTAACACACGAGACACCTGCAGGGTTCAGTGACTTATATGAAAATGATTCCGATTTTAGAATCTAGCCGAACCTTGACTCTAATTGCCTCCAAATTTTATTTTGTCTGCTTTTTTCAATGCAAATGTCATTGAGAATCTTTCGATTTTGTAACCATCACAACTATTGTCGCTAAGTGACATAAAATGTTAAACCATCAACCTGTGTGGTTTAAAAATTGGAGCAAATACTGTTACATCGAActaacaagaaaaaaatattttaaattggatGCTTATGGATTTAAACAGGCACTTTGTTATGTAAAAGATACGTTAAGGATGGAAGTATATCTACTGATTCAATCATGTTTACTTTCTTAATAAAATTTTGGACCGCTATGTGTAAAAAGTATTACTTTGTTGAGGAGTCGagcattttgtttataaattttaacTATGTCATTGAATCAAAGCTGAAAAGCAAACAAGAATGCCTTTgcaatttgatttatttttactaTGTTAAGGTATTACGTCACACAAGAAAGTATACGAAACTAAGTATCTTAAAGAATTGAAACCGGGTTTGTTTACTTATACACAGTGCATGTTATCATATGATGTAACACCaaaaaaaaccataacattttgtttctttattccCAGGTGCCAGAAGATTTTGACGACTTAAAGGACCACTTTGTGAAGGTGTTGTCTTATGCGAGTTCCTCAAAACCCCTTTTGATTCTTCTTGACTCACTGGATCAGCTTTCCAGGGAACATCATGCTTACAAGCTCAATTGGTTACCAAGGAAACTGCCACCCAATGTACGGTTCATCGTCTCTACGTACACGGAAGCGTCTGATCTGATTGGTACGTTAAAGCTTATGTTTTCAGCAAAGCATTTCATCGAGGTACCAGTGTTTACCCCGTCACTAAGTGGTCAAGTGTTGAAAGCTTGGCTGAAACTCGAGAATAGGACACTCACGGATGAACAGTTTAAAATCGTTGACTCAGCGTTTGACAAATGTTCTTTGCCGTTGTTTGTTAAACTCGCGTATGATCAGGTGCTGTTTTGGAAATCATATTCCCCATTGGAAACTTGTCAACTGCGATACACGGTTCAGCAAAGTATCGAAATATTGTTTTCTCAGTTAGAAAAGAAACATGGCGTGACACTGGTTAAACGAGCTTTGTCATATGTCACCGCTTCTGGATCAGTGAATCAGAGCTTGAAGATTTGCTCTCCTTAGATGACTCTGCTCTCACAGATGTGTTTCAAATTCATGCGCCACCGTTGCGTAGAATTCCACCGTTGCTATGGGTACGCATACGCCATGATATCTCCCAGTATCTGGTTGACAAAGAGGTCGACGAAGTGAGATCCTTTTTCATCGCCAGTTCTTCGAAACCGCTCGGAACAGATACCTCTCAGATAAAGCATACAAACTCAAAATCCATTCCCTGATGGCAGATTATTATCTGGGTAAATGGTACGGAGTAAAGAAGCCATTTACCTACACACCAGAACAAATGAAGCGTGTTGGAGTCACTTCCCCCGAGAGTAAAGCGGACCGGAAAATTTCAGCGCAGCCCTTGATCTTCAATGAAGATGGTGATCAGCGTCGATACAACAAACGGAAACTTAGCAAGCTTCCGTATCATCTGTACAAAGCGAACAGAAGGAACGAGCTTCGCAGCCATTGCTTATTCAACATGAAGTGGATTAAGACTAAACTGAAAGCCGTTTCCTATCACGAGGTCCTGCTGGATTACACGCTGTTTGGTGAAAAAGACGGCGTCATGCATAAAGCACTGAAGGCAGCAAAATCAACTTAGAAATACTTTCCGGAAACGATCGCAATGGAGATCGCCGGTCGTCTGCCTGCTCTGCTGCAGGTGAAATCTGAATCTCACGAAACCAAGCTTCTGGAAGATTCACTGACTGCGTCTGTAGAGGATTGTAGACTAGTTCCCTACGTTCCTTGTTACACCATACCCAGCGAATCAGAGCTGTACAACATAGAAAATGGCCGGGTACCAGTCAATCCAAAATTGTCCCCAATCTCAAACGATTCGTCACACTTTGCGACGCTTACCGAGGACAACTGTTTACTTATCTGGGATGTCGATATGGGCGAACTTGAGACTACGGTTATTTTGATGGAGGCTGAGCATCCATCTTTGAATGTCATGGTCAAGCCTCCAAACCAGGACGTCATCATAGTGGGGACCACCCACCAGTCCAAAGGAAATCCCATCTTTATTGTTAACATTAATACTGGAGAAATTGAACATAAATTGCAGGCTGCGAAGATGGGCGAATTATGTTGCTGCAAACAGTTGACGGTAAAACAAGAGACAATGATCTGTTCCAGAAAACGTTTTGCGGTCAACGAGGAAAGGTCTGTTTGTGCGGGAAAGTGTTGTGAAATCTCTCAAACCGAGTACAAAACAGCAAGGATCTAAAAATGGCAACAAAAGTAAAGCATGTTCGATAATCTGATTTTTTTCATGCAGTAGCTCAAAATATACCCCGATTTACTTCACGCCTGGGAAAAATTTACTGTGCTTTGGGTTCATACATTACAAGTCCAATTTAGTTACAATGgtgcatttataaatattattaaagcgagattatacgatttttatttgtgttgaattgtaatatattgatacaaatatgttattataacacacaatatgcaagaaaaatgatacatttaagacgaatttcttaaatgcagcaaatacaaattagcgccccgagcctattgtgacgaagataattcgtacatattttcctacaaataCCGATTAATTCGTCTTTTAAGtatgtgttcgtgtgtcgtatgaatcgatatcgctgcaggaatttcaaatgaaccgttaaacttaatttagattcacatcgtacattcatgatatacatgctggcgaaatcggctatacagcctttttcgatttcagaattaaatatctggcttatttagcgtttttcgacacatgttcttcttaacgtttattttagtttatattgaaatatatgtataataatttttttacacattttatattaattaataaatattttacaagatcgtatatacccgctttaattgtattatattatactttgataCAATGGGCAATGACTGCACATGCCGATACCAATTTTATTCAGTGCAAATTATTCAACATGTAAATGATGTATTGTCAATTGTCCTTGTTACAAAGTACGCTAAATGTACATACAGCATTTTGGTAGATCCATTTATAAAACTGACGGTTTTAGTAGAAAGTGACCTATTTTCCTGCAAGGGCTTGTGTGTTCGATATTTATGAGGGTATCTTTTGGTTGCATAATTTGTTGTAGCCTAAAGAACAATGTTTGCAGTCTGTTAAAGTTGTTATTAAAAGAGCATGATATTAAAGCCCATGTTTTTGTATTCAATACTTCTCAATAAATAATGTGCAATTCTTGCTTGGCTGAAATTGGCCGTGTTAGGGTAATATTGTTAAATTTACAGCACCTCATGTGATTTACTGTAGGTTTTGTCTATGTCTTCTGTATGTGTTCCAATATTTTGAAATGACTTCTCTAAAAGGTCACCAAAATACTATTGATATTAGGGTATCCCAATACATTGGGTGTCCCAAGGGTACATTTtctgtttttagctcgactattatatatgaaatatatatagtggagctatcctactcaccccggcgtcggcgttcccgttaacGTTAGCGTTAGTGATAGCGTTAGCgtgcgaatgttaaagtttgcgtaccacctcaaatatttcctatgtcctttgacatattgcttttatattttgcgtacttctttaccaacatgaccccaatctgaAAACATGAGCTGACacctgtatcaagcattttgacagaattatttccccttttatacttagaacatgcaaattattgataaatctatgttaaagtttgcgtaccacctcaaatatttcctttgaattattgcttttatattgtgaatacttctttaccaacatcccaatctataaacaaaagcagacaactgtatcaagtattttgacagaattatagccccttttatacttagataattgaacattttgcttaaattgccataacttctgtatttatgatcacatttgattcatactttgacaaaacaacacttacctgacataccacaatgcactccacccaaaccatctcccatgccccaccccagaatcccccccccccaaaaaaaaaaaacaaataaaaaaattcccaCTTATTTTTGAAAGAATCTATTCATcttttaaatgaccacacaccaacattataccccactcccctctccatgatggcttacgttatactgtcaagcactcgaatagtcgagcgcgctgtcctcttacagctcttgttttatatgtatgtcttgtttaattgtttttgctTCTTCATGTAAATGAAATCTGGCCGAGCAACACAATTGTTTtgggattggtcatgaaatcctgCCTTCGGCAGTTTTCCATCAATCTCTTATACAAATAGTGTAGTTGTCATTTACAGCAATACGTATGTGCACTAAGTACGGATAAACAAGCTTACCCAGGAAATGTCAAAGTTGGTTAACTGACCGCTGAAATTTGAACAAACAGTACGCTATGAGTCATTTAATCAAGCACGTAAGTGTACATTTCATGTATTTGTCTTGACGGAGTGCATTTACAACAATTATTTAATCAGTCTAGATTGTATGGTTTCAGGTTATCAAAGATCTCGTGACAAGTTGAAGTTACAACTAATTTTGTTGTTAACtgtttaccactcagatatgaaTTTAAACCCGTGTGTTGTCTTTTAGAAAATCAATTAAATCAAAGAACTTTCTGAATAGACTGAAGTggttaaggcttcatttccaaccttaagatacggATGGATGGCAAACCGTAAACAACCTgtacagcctgcgagttactcacagggtGTTCTGTTGTTATGTTGATTGCATATACCCATTTCAGAAAGAACAGTTAAAAACCTATTGGTTTTGTTTGACGATCAACATGTTTATTCAATAACAGACGTGTGAAATACTCaaagaaaatgaacattttcaattAAGTTATTATACTTATAGAATTAACGTTTTTATTGGTAATCaatcattattttaattgttgtatgacatttaataagaaaattctatGATGTATGCATGCGTGCATCATTTATAGTTTCTTTACGCATATCCGTTTGCCATTGGAAACTGTTTTCATTCAAgttattaattcattcatttgttagaaataatattTGCAACGAGTACATACATCCGTTTACCTCACCCAAATAGGCatttttcatattgcatttattttgttcatgcaATATTTATTCACAATACTGCACACATAATGTGTTTGTACACAAATTTACAATATGCACCTTGGTTGTATTCCAAATAACCCAATACATTATAGCaactattgtttattttatattttgtattggatTTTCCTTTTACAATACTGTGCTTTTGTAGTATTCGCCTATTCACTTACAACTACTTACCTCTATTATGTTTCCAAATACATTAATTGCACCTGTATTGTTTGCTCTCATATCATTCTTtgactgtatttttttatttttacattttaattgtattattttttatttatttatatttgcatttacaTTTCTGGATATAAGATTTTATCTTCCGGAAGCTTTCCTGATGCTTGGAGTGAAAGTATCATAGTACCTTTATATAAATCGGGTTCGCGAAGTGATCCCTCAAATTACCGAGGTATATCTTTAGTTGACGTTATATACAAGATATTTGCAGGCATTATAAATGATAGATTAACCAGGTTTGCAAATGAATTAGATTTAATTGATGAGGCGCAAGCTGGGTTTAGAGCAGGATATTCGGTTACCGATAATAGGTTTATTTTACAGAGCTTGgtgcaaaaatatatttctaagccTGGAAGTAGATTCTATGTGTTATATGTGGATTTTTTAAAGGCATTCGATTCCTTGGTGCATCACAAATTGTTCACATGCTTTATGCGTAAAGGAATCCAGGGCAACGTACTTAAGGTCTTGACCTCGATGTACTCCAAACTTAAAAGTTATGTACGCACGAGCCCCTGCGCTATTTCGAGCCCGTTTGCTTGTAACATCGGCACTAGACAGGGCGACTTGTGCTCGCCGATTATTTTTAGTTTATACATAAATGATCCGTGTTCATTTATTCGACAAAAGTGCGATACCGGAATATTTGTCACAAACGATATCCCtgacatattttgtatactttttgctgatgatattgcaaaTTGTGCAGATACTGCTGTAAATCTACAGTTGCAGATAAATGCTATTGCAGAATTTTGTACCTTAACAAGCATgaatttaaatcttaaaaaaaactgaGGTCACGGTATTTAGAAATGGGGGTCAATTACGTCATTATGAGAAATGGTATTTCACTAATTGTCAAGTGAATACAACGTCCGTTTATAAATATACGGGCATACTTTATACCCTAAAGTTATGCTGGTCGGCTGCAAAAACTAAATTAGCCGCCCAGGGACGAAAAGCATTATTTGCCATTAAAGAATACCAAATTCCGTTCGGATATTTCTGCTGTacataattctttaaattatttgatgccATGGTTACACCAATACTCACATTCGGATCAGAAATCTGGGGATTCACATATAGTGATTCAATTGAGCGTGCACAAATAGAAGCTTGCAAGTACTTTCTAGGCGTTAAAACTGCGGTCAATAACTGTGTAGCTTTAGGAGAATGTGGCCGTTTACCAATGTACGTCATTTATCATTCAATATGcataaaatactggtgtaaacttttCCACATGCCTGATAGAAGATATccaaaaaaactgttataaaatgttaaagtaaTTAGATGATATTGGAAGGCAAAATTGGGCTTCGGATGTAAAGGagcttctttttaaatatgggttCGGCTTTATTTAGCTCCCAAGGGATGTTggtgatattgatttattcatgctccTTTTTAAACAACGTCTGACTGATTGTGCAACTCAATCCTGGCACGAAAACATAAATGACTCTTCTAGATTCGATACTTACAGGCAATTTAAAAGCTTATTAAACACGGAACGATATTTAGACATTGCAATTGCATTTTATTGCAGGCAAACGTTAGCGAGATTTCGTTGTTCGAGCCATAGGTTTCAAATAGAGTTAGGTAGACAATTAGGAATACCAAGAAATCTTAGACTATGTGCACATTGTCAATTAGAAAATGATTCGTAAAAATAGAGGAtgaatatcatgtatttttttaatgttctaaATATGCTGAAATTAGGCAAACCTATTTGTAGAATTGGTATCATGGCAGGCAAACTATTTCgaatttctttgatttattaagaaattaaaatgagtttgttattaaaaaaatagcctTTTATGTTAACCAGTTAATACGTTTTTCTTATGGAACGTAATACTTGTAGTTGAAGTATGTTTGttcgtttttgttgtttttttctccagtcaaatgatattgtacatatatacgtagggacaactctctgtattatctgtttatatatattatgtataca from Dreissena polymorpha isolate Duluth1 chromosome 10, UMN_Dpol_1.0, whole genome shotgun sequence encodes the following:
- the LOC127847410 gene encoding LOW QUALITY PROTEIN: NACHT and WD repeat domain-containing protein 2-like (The sequence of the model RefSeq protein was modified relative to this genomic sequence to represent the inferred CDS: inserted 2 bases in 2 codons; substituted 1 base at 1 genomic stop codon); translation: MDDSQYLSILHGRLDNLPTLNSRLVRIFISSTFTDTREERNVLLEDVYPRLKTICKEKYGMDFQLVDMRWGVPVEASDDHQATQLCLDEIKNCQKLSTGPNFVTFLNQKHGFRPLQTTISATEFELLTSCLKENDLDSSLVERWYRRDDNQVPPVYVLQPISSLIPGYRDKNNVEALKEWDEVFAKLRECLRFASKKCYEKQRLSEEEMHKYYMSVTEAEIFNGILKLPDSAADHCLCFVRIIDDITSHLDHSKAWRFIDVMTENPKSLDMEAQTILSRLRDEKLVRKLNNFNITRYSVKWSEHEGINRQDHQQYLDNFKDSFYNSMVVKIESAVQKERSLNMDGLYIELLQHLNMANERCRMFHGREEILKDVASYIQGSENKILALYGQSGCGKTSIIAQITKLAPGLLKNAVVAVRFLGTSPNSSNLWRLLRSLCEQITICYEKDKHEVPEDFDDLKDHFVKVLSYASSSKPLLILLDSLDQLSREHHAYKLNWLPRKLPPNVRFIVSTYTEASDLIGTLKLMFSAKHFIEVPVFTPSLSGQVLKAWLKLENRTLTDEQFKIVDSAFDKCSLPLFVKLAYDQVLFWKSYSPLETCQLRYTVQQSIEILFSQLEKKHGVTLVKRALSYVTASXISESELEDLLSLDDSALTDVFQIHAPPLRRIPPLLWVRIRHDISQYLVDKEVDEVRXLFHRQFFETARNRYLSDKAYKLKIHSLMADYYLGKWYGVKKPFTYTPEQMKRVGVTSPESKADRKISAQPLIFNEDGDQRRYNKRKLSKLPYHLYKANRRNELRSHCLFNMKWIKTKLKAVSYHEVLLDYTLFGEKDGVMHKALKAAKSTXKYFPETIAMEIAGRLPALLQVKSESHETKLLEDSLTASVEDCRLVPYVPCYTIPSESELYNIENGRVPVNPKLSPISNDSSHFATLTEDNCLLIWDVDMGELETTVILMEAEHPSLNVMVKPPNQDVIIVGTTHQSKGNPIFIVNINTGEIEHKLQAAKMGELCCCKQLTVKQETMICSRKRFAVNEERSVCAGKCCEISQTEYKTARI